One region of Arcobacter sp. CECT 8983 genomic DNA includes:
- a CDS encoding lipid A biosynthesis acyltransferase, which translates to MKANVKEYLVYYIYVFFKFLFTFLPKALVKQILILCAKLAFRFNKEHKHIAKVNLDLAFENTKSDDEKNSIIYESYKSLLFNMFEFVENQVLSKEEILLKANIINASYVEDAIKKGKKIIFFTAHYGGWEIALPHTALKFGTLAVVNRKMNNPLIQDMYKKARNRNNIIMLDKKTAAKGMLKALKQNNHVAVVIDQHIKVGEEIEFFGKKVMATDSTSRLALKFDAVLVPLFCEMNDFRDYTIKIEKPIDVATYEFKTDNKIKELTQIQNNIIENQIKHKPEQWFWQHKRFKHLYNKLYKVNT; encoded by the coding sequence TTGAAGGCAAACGTTAAGGAATATTTAGTATATTATATATATGTCTTTTTTAAATTTCTTTTTACTTTTCTTCCTAAAGCTCTTGTAAAACAGATTTTAATTTTATGTGCAAAACTAGCTTTTAGATTTAATAAAGAACATAAACATATTGCAAAAGTGAATTTAGATTTAGCTTTTGAAAATACTAAATCTGATGATGAAAAAAATAGTATAATTTATGAGTCATATAAGTCTCTTCTTTTTAATATGTTTGAGTTTGTAGAGAATCAAGTTTTATCTAAAGAGGAAATATTATTAAAGGCAAATATTATTAATGCTTCTTATGTAGAAGATGCTATTAAAAAAGGTAAAAAAATTATATTTTTTACTGCTCATTATGGTGGATGGGAAATTGCATTACCTCATACAGCACTTAAATTTGGAACACTTGCTGTTGTAAATAGAAAAATGAATAATCCTCTAATTCAAGATATGTACAAAAAAGCTAGGAATAGAAATAATATCATAATGCTAGATAAAAAGACAGCTGCAAAAGGAATGTTGAAAGCATTAAAACAGAACAATCATGTAGCAGTTGTAATTGACCAACACATAAAAGTTGGAGAAGAAATTGAATTCTTTGGAAAAAAAGTAATGGCTACTGATTCAACGTCAAGATTAGCTTTAAAATTTGATGCAGTACTTGTTCCTCTTTTTTGTGAAATGAATGATTTTAGGGATTATACAATTAAAATAGAAAAACCAATTGATGTAGCTACTTATGAATTTAAAACAGATAATAAAATAAAAGAATTAACACAAATACAAAATAATATTATAGAAAATCAGATTAAACATAAACCAGAGCAATGGTTTTGGCAGCATAAGAGGTTTAAACACCTTTATAATAAATTATATAAAGTAAATACATGA
- a CDS encoding diacylglycerol kinase: protein MNNKPKYNIFKNTKYALDGFKHAFNTESSLKLELLCAIFIIIAIVLIDVSLVYKLVLFVTGILVLIVELVNSAIENVVDLVTKEYDPLAKIAKDIGSTAVMFTIVLHIISWITILLWA from the coding sequence ATGAATAATAAGCCTAAATATAATATTTTTAAAAATACAAAATATGCTCTAGATGGATTTAAACATGCTTTCAATACAGAAAGCTCTTTAAAGTTAGAACTATTATGTGCAATTTTTATTATTATAGCAATAGTGTTAATTGATGTTTCATTGGTATATAAACTTGTTCTTTTTGTTACGGGTATTTTGGTTTTGATTGTTGAACTTGTAAATTCTGCAATAGAAAATGTAGTTGACCTTGTAACTAAAGAGTATGATCCTTTAGCTAAAATAGCAAAAGATATTGGTTCTACTGCTGTTATGTTTACAATTGTGCTACATATAATTTCATGGATAACAATACTACTGTGGGCATGA
- the waaC gene encoding lipopolysaccharide heptosyltransferase I — protein MKIAIVKLSAMGDIIHAMVALQFIKKANPSIQIDWFVEKIFTEVLENNPDIDNVFALNLKSIKKKKTEFFSQISIIRKYSKNSYDLVIDAQGLIKSAIVSKLLGKNRVGFSKTSTRESLASSLYNKIIDSDYSKNVIERNLDILLKPLDIEFNKESILNKSPFLFFKESFDFSDILNKEKKNILLIVGASWPSKIYSKEKFAKIVQNIDENFIIAWGNEEEKKIAEFISSSSKAVVLPKLSLNDLKSLVSKVDLLIGNDTGPTHMAWALNIPSITIFGCTPGYRNTYETDINKIIESKSKVDPERLNKEDYSIEKIDENEIIKIAKDLLFEGKR, from the coding sequence ATGAAAATAGCTATTGTAAAACTTTCTGCTATGGGTGATATTATTCATGCTATGGTTGCCTTACAATTTATCAAAAAAGCTAATCCTTCTATACAAATAGATTGGTTTGTTGAAAAAATATTTACAGAAGTATTGGAAAATAATCCTGATATTGATAATGTTTTTGCTCTTAATTTAAAATCTATAAAAAAGAAAAAAACAGAATTTTTTTCACAAATTTCAATTATAAGAAAATATTCAAAAAATAGTTATGATTTAGTAATTGATGCCCAAGGTCTAATTAAATCAGCAATTGTTTCAAAACTACTTGGAAAAAATAGGGTAGGTTTTAGTAAAACTTCTACTAGAGAGAGTTTAGCTTCTTCTTTATATAATAAAATTATTGACTCTGATTATTCTAAAAATGTTATTGAAAGAAATTTAGATATTTTATTAAAGCCTTTAGATATAGAGTTTAATAAAGAGTCTATTTTAAATAAAAGTCCTTTTCTTTTTTTTAAAGAGAGCTTTGATTTTAGTGATATATTAAACAAAGAAAAAAAGAATATATTGCTTATAGTAGGTGCTAGTTGGCCTTCAAAAATATATTCTAAAGAGAAATTCGCTAAAATAGTACAAAATATAGATGAGAATTTTATTATTGCTTGGGGTAATGAAGAAGAAAAAAAAATTGCAGAATTTATTTCAAGTTCTTCAAAGGCTGTTGTTTTACCCAAATTAAGTTTAAATGATTTGAAGTCATTGGTATCAAAAGTTGATTTACTTATAGGAAATGATACAGGTCCTACTCATATGGCATGGGCTTTAAATATTCCTTCTATAACTATATTTGGTTGTACTCCTGGGTATAGAAATACTTATGAAACAGATATAAATAAAATTATTGAATCAAAATCTAAAGTTGATCCTGAAAGATTAAATAAAGAAGATTATTCAATAGAAAAAATAGATGAAAATGAAATAATAAAAATAGCGAAGGATTTATTGTTTGAAGGCAAACGTTAA